In the Paramisgurnus dabryanus chromosome 5, PD_genome_1.1, whole genome shotgun sequence genome, one interval contains:
- the aatf gene encoding protein AATF: protein MAASISQQLEDLLNPLPNFVDPEDDEDEETKAKVVEKFDEGEDDEESASGHLRKRAVSILADSDRRYRGKATSRKLLQKELDGSDDDDEENEIVDKYMEMIKDVGEEEDDIDKEDDIDDDDEENDDEDEDQDDNDDEEDLIANDSPEMSSLVSKLKDTDFMKLTEGMDDLGDSEDEEDSAKGDEEEGESEEDSEEEEESSLRTFSKEKVDEEVEKGIAVKNQLALWDLMLEGRIKMQKALVTANQLPQSQTFPDFKTRGGSEYAEALKNSHKALKALQRSLLELQDQLLYQNPETRGISQGKTWSANSKDKDDEEINSEDDEENVNDDDNEEEEKQKTGRNGPPKRKLEMAEYPSFMAKRFAAFQPYRDATLQKWYDKTRLTMGKTNKGFGAFERNILTQVEQVLMDKERLVRRTQTRRSQYRVLGKPEPITPEIDNTTITEGEAAELALKANTHLKDLDEEIFDDDDFYHQLLRELIERKTSAADPNDQVAMGRQWLAIQKLRSKIKKKVDTKASKGRKIRFHIHSKLVNFMAPFDNSGMSDDARSELYRSLFANAPVTAH, encoded by the exons ATGGCAGCTTCCATATCACAGCAGCTCGAGGATTTGTTAAATCCTTTACCAAACTTCGTAGACCCTGAAGACGACGAAGACGaag AGACAAAAGCCAAGGTCGTTGAGAAGTTTGATGAAGGTGAAGATGATGAAGAATCTGCATCTGGTCATCTGCGGAAGCGTGCTGTTTCCATTCTGGCCGACAGTGATCGAAGATATCGTGGCAAGGCAACAAGTAGAAAATTGCTACAGAAAGAGCTTGATGGATCAG atgatgatgatgaagaaaatGAAATAGTGGATAAGTACATGGAAATGATTAAAGATGTTGGTGAGGAAGAGGATGATATTGATAAAGAGGATGAcattgatgatgatgatgaagaaaaCGATGACGAAGATGAAGACCAAGATGACAATGACGATGAAGAGGATCTTATTGCAAACGATAGCCCAGAAATGTCTAGCTTAGTCTCTAAGCTAAAAGACACAGACTTTATGAAACTCACAGAGGGGATGGATGATCTGGGAGACAGTGAGGATGAGGAGGATTCAGCTAAAGGTGATGAGGAGGAAGGAGAGAGTGAGGAAGACTCTGAGGAGGAAGAGGAATCTTCCTTGAGGACTTTTTCTAAAGAGAAAGTAGATGAAGAAGTTGAGAAAGGAATAGCTGTGAAAAATCAACTTG CTCTTTGGGACCTGATGCTTGAAGGGCGAATCAAAATGCAGAAGGCTCTTGTAACAGCCAATCAACTTCCACAATCACAGACATTCCCAGACTTCAAGACCAGAGGAGGGTCTGAATATGctgaagctttaaaaaata GTCATAAAGCCCTGAAGGCTCTACAGAGATCTCTGCTGGAGCTCCAAGATCAGCTACTCTACCAAAATCCAGAAACCCGAGGAATCTCTCAGGGCAAGACTTGGTCAGCTAACAG CAAAGATAAAGATGATGAAGAGATAAACAGTGAGGatgatgaagaaaatgtgaatgatgatgataatgagGAGGAAGAAAAACAGAAGACAGGTCGAAATGGACCCCCCAAGCGAAAGCTGGAAATGGCTGAGTATCCCAGCTTCATGGCCAAGCGTTTTGCCGCTTTTCAACCGTACCGTGATGCTACCCTGCAAAAATGGTACGACAAGACGCGGCTCACAATGGGAAAGACCAATAAG GGCTTTGGAGCATTTGAAAGGAATATTCTGACACAGGTGGAGCAGGTTTTAATGGATAAAGAAAGGCTGGTGAGACGTACACAGACTCGCAGGTCTCAGTACAGAGTTTTAGGAAAACCGGAGCCCATCACCCCTGAAATAGACAACACCACCATAACAGAAGGAGAG GCAGCAGAACTGGCACTGAAAGCTAACACGCATCTTAAAGATTTGGATGAGGAGATTTTTGATGATGATGACTTCTATCATCAG CTCCTCAGAGAACTTATCGAGCGCAAAACAAGTGCAGCAGACCCCAATGATCAAGTGGCAATGGGAAG ACAGTGGCTAGCCATCCAGAAATTACGAAGTAAGATCAAGAAAAAGGTGGACACCAAAGCTAGCAAAGGCCGAAAGATCAG GTTTCATATACACAGTAAGCTGGTGAATTTCATGGCTCCTTTTGACAACAGCGGCATGAGTGATGATGCCCG
- the lhx1b gene encoding LIM/homeobox protein Lhx1b has protein sequence MVHCAGCERPILDRFLLSVLDRAWHAKCVQCCDCKCNLTDRCFSREGRLYCKNDFFRRYGTKCGGCSQGISPSDLVRKARSKVFHLNCFTCIMCNKQLSTGEELYIIDEYKFVCKEDYVNNSNGKDTNLLSITTCSDPSLSPESQDPHDDFKDSETGHLSDKETCNNENDEQNLGGKRRGPRTTIKAKQLETLKSAFAATPKPTRHIREQLAQETGLNMRVIQVWFQNRRSKERRMKQLSALGARRHMFFRSPRRMRTLGDRLESAELMANGHYSYYGDYQGEYYGPGSNYEYFPQGPPPCQAQTPGDIGFMPSSGPSGTPLGSIDHHHAAHHPSNEAQCFSEMLSHHPGDSPSPEPSAPTSINSISNDLCDSTPPFTSLNSLSGNGYSNQLSIPSSEMNEGTVW, from the exons ATGGTCCACTGTGCTGGATGCGAGAGGCCTATTCTGGACAGATTTTTGCTCAGCGTATTGGATAGAGCCTGGCATGCCAAATGCGTGCAATGTTGTGATTGTAAATGCAATTTAACAGACCGATGCTTTTCAAGAGAAGGACGACTctactgcaaaaatgactttttcaG ACGTTATGGCACTAAATGTGGAGGCTGCTCGCAAGGAATCTCCCCCAGTGATTTAGTTAGGAAAGCGCGGAGTAAAGTCTTTCACCTGAACTGTTTTACCTGTATCATGTGCAATAAACAGCTTTCCACTGGAGAAGAATTATATATTATTGATGAATATAAATTTGTCTGCAAGGAAGATTACGTGAATAACAGCAACGGAAAAGACACAAACCTGTTGTCAA TTACTACGTGCAGTGATCCGAGTTTATCACCAGAATCTCAGGATCCACACGACGATTTTAAAGACTCCGAGACTGGACACCTGTCAGACAAGGAGACCTGCAACAACGAAAACGACGAGCAAAACCTTGGTGGTAAACGTCGTGGACCGCGAACCACCATCAAAGCCAAACAACTCGAGACATTAAAATCTGCTTTTGCAGCCACCCCCAAACCAACCAGACACATACGAGAACAGCTGGCACAGGAGACAGGTCTCAATATGCGAGTAATACAG GTGTGGTTTCAGAATCGGCGCTCTAAAGAGAGGCGCATGAAGCAGCTGAGCGCTCTGGGCGCAAGGAGACACATGTTCTTCCGCAGCCCGAGGAGAATGAGAACGCTCGGGGATCGACTCGAATCAGCAGAGCTCATGGCCAACGGACATTACTCTTATTATGGTG ATTATCAAGGTGAGTACTATGGCCCAGGGTCTAATTATGAATACTTCCCTCAGGGTCCACCACCTTGCCAAGCACAAACTCCAGGTGACATAGGGTTCATGCCCTCCTCTGGTCCATCAGGAACCCCTCTAGGAAGTATAGACCACCACCATGCAGCACACCACCCCTCCAATGAGGCACAATGCTTTAGTGAGATGTTATCGCACCACCCAGGGGACTCTCCCAGTCCAGAGCCGAGCGCACCCACCTCCATCAACAGTATTTCAAATGACTTGTGTGACTCTACTCCGCCCTTCACATCCCTAAACTCTCTCAGTGGCAACGGATACAGCAATCAATTGTCGATTCCCTCATCAGAGATGAATGAGGGGACGGTTTGGTAG